A window of the Brassica oleracea var. oleracea cultivar TO1000 chromosome C1, BOL, whole genome shotgun sequence genome harbors these coding sequences:
- the LOC106327646 gene encoding serine/threonine-protein phosphatase 4 regulatory subunit 3-like isoform X1, translating into MGAPDKPQSNSNSMQRVKVYHLNEDGKWDDRGTGHVSIDYVERSEELSLCVIDEEDNETLLVHPINTEDIYRKQEDTIISWRDPERSTELALSFQETAGCSYVWDQICTMQRNLYVSSLNTGEPFPSLNSELRELPAVELTTLPLILKIVTESGMSDQMRLTELILKDHDFFRNLMDVFKICEDLENVDGLHMIFNIVKGIILLNSSQILEKIFGDEMIMEIIGCLEYDPGVPHSQHHRNFLKEHVVFKEAIPIKDPLVLSKIHQTYRIGYLKDVVLARVLDDAIVANLNSVIHANNAIVVSLLKDDSTFIQELFARLRSPSTSMESKKNLVYFLHEFCSLSKSLQVVQQLRLFRDLMNEGIFHVIEEILQIPDKKLVLIGADILVLFLTQDPNLLRSYVVRTEGTPLLGLLVKGMMEDFGDKMHCQFLEIIRTLLDANALSGGAQQRANIMDIFLEKHIPELVDVITASCSEKSSGISEGGAIRVRTKPEVLLSICELLCFCIMQDSSRTKCSFLQNNVAEKVLQLTRRKEKYLVVAAVRFVRTLLSVHDDHVQNYVVKNNVLKPIIDVFIANGNRYNLLNSAILDLLEHIRKGNATILLKYIVDTFWDQLAQFQCLASIQAFKIKYEQCLESAVPQNTADAVDLRIRVDERALDKEEEDYFNEDSDEEDSASASNTKKEEPKPHISNGVAASPASSSPRSGGLVDYEDDEDDEDYKPPPKKQPEVSEEEEGELLGLKRKSPFVEREQEPSKKPRLGKNPKRENVFAVLCSTLSQAVLAKKSQGTTGSAARTIVTKEPEDSRSSEENNSSSSDDENHKGDGVASSEHGTSDKGKKLNGEESLVVAPKSSPEMAVNGS; encoded by the exons ATGGGCGCCCCGGATAAGCCGCAATCTAATTCCAATTCGATGCAG AGAGTGAAGGTGTATCATTTGAATGAAGATGGTAAATGGGATGATCGAGGAACTGGGCATGTGAGCATCGATTACGTCGAG CGTTCTGAAGAACTCAGTCTATGTGTAATCGATGAAGAAGATAACGAGACGTTGCTTGTGCATCCCATCAACACTGAGGATATTTACAGGAAGCAAGAAG ACACGATAATCTCATGGAGAGATCCAGAGCGCTCAACAGAATTGGCTTTGAGCTTTCAAGAGACTGCGGGTTGCTCTTATGTATG GGATCAGATCTGCACTATGCAACGAAACTTGTATGTCAGCTCTCTGAACA CAGGTGAACCATTCCCTAGCCTGAATAGTGAGTTGAGGGAGCTTCCTGCTGTAGAGCTTACTACCCTTCCCCTAATACTGAAG ATTGTTACAGAGAGCGGCATGTCAGATCAGATGCGTCTAACTGAACTTATATTGAAGGAT CATGATTTCTTCCGGAATCTGATGGATGTGTTTAAAATATGCGAGGACTTGGAAAATGTTGATGGCCTGCACATGATATTCAATATTGTCAAGGGAATCA TTTTGCTCAACAGTTCTCAGATCCTGGAGAAAATATTTGGAGATGAAATGATCATGGAAATTATCGGATGCCTCGAGT ATGACCCTGGTGTTCCTCACTCTCAGCATCACCGGAACTTTCTGAAGGAGCATGTTGTTTTTAAGGAG GCTATACCAATTAAAGATCCCTTAGTCCTGTCAAAGATACACCAAACGTACAGAATCGGCTACTTAAAG GATGTTGTTTTGGCTCGAGTGCTAGATGATGCTATAGTTGCAAACTTGAATTCAGTAATCCATGCAAACAATGCCATT GTTGTTTCATTGCTAAAGGACGATAGCACTTTTATTCAAGAATTATTTGCAAGGTTGAGGTCACCTTCTACATCTATGGAATCCAAGAAAAATTTG GTATATTTCTTGCACGAGTTTTGTAGTTTAAGCAAGAGCCTCCAAGTGGTGCAGCAGCTGCGGCTTTTTAG GGACCTTATGAATGAAGGAATTTTTCATGTCATAGAGGAAATCTTGCAGATTCCAGACAAAAAGCTCGTATTAATTGG AGCAGATATCCTCGTTCTTTTCTTGACTCAAGACCCTAACCTGTTGCGTTCTTATGTTGTTCGGACAGAAGGAACCCCCCTCCTCGGTCTTCTG GTCAAGGGAATGATGGAAGACTTTGGTGATAAGATGCATTGTCAATTTTTAGAAATTATTCGAACCTTACTGGATGCAAATGCATTGTCTGGTGGAGCTCAG CAGAGAGCAAATATCATGGATATTTTCTTAGAGAAGCATATACCTGAGCTAGTGGATGTTATTACTGCCTCATGTTCTGAGAAGTCAAGCGGCATATCTGAAGGTGGAGCGATAAGGGTTCGCACAAAGCCTGAAGTCCTACTGAGTATATGTGAACTGCTGTGCTTTTGCATCATGCAAGATTCATCCAGAACAAA ATGCAGTTTTCTCCAAAACAATGTGGCTGAAAAAGTTCTGCAACTCACACGGAGAAAGGAAAAATACCTAGTGGTTGCTGCTGTGCGATTTGTCCGTACCCTCCTATCTGTGCAT GATGATCATGTCCAGAATTACGTTGTTAAGAACAACGTACTGAAACCGATAATAGATGTCTTTATCGCCAATGGAAACCGGTACAATCTGCTGAACTCTGCAATCTTAGATCTGCTTGAGCACATACGCAAG GGAAATGCAACTATTTTGCTCAAATACATAGTTGATACGTTCTGGGACCAGTTGGCCCAGTTTCAATGCTTAGCCTCCATCCAGGCTTTTAAGATTAAATATGAACAG TGCTTAGAAAGCGCCGTACCACAAAACACTGCTGATGCGGTTGATCTGAGAATAAGAGTTGACGAGCGTGCATTGGATAAGGAAGAGGAAGATTATTTCAATGAAGACAG CGATGAAGAAGATTCTGCATCTGCTTCTAATACAAAGAAAGAAGAACCGAAGCCTCACATATCAAATGGAGTTGCTGCAAGCCCTGCTTCTTCGAG CCCGAGGTCTGGAGGCTTGGTTGACTATGAGGACGATGAAGATGATGAAGACTATAAACCTCCTCCAAAGAAACAGCCCGAAGTCTCTGAGGAGGAGGAAGGCGAGCTCCTTGGGCTGAAACGCAAATCCCCTTTCGTAGAAAGAGAACAAGAGCCTTCCAAGAAACCTCGACTGGGTAAAAACCCGAAAAGAGAAAACGTATTTGCTGTCCTTTGTTCGACGCTGAGCCAAGCAGTGCTTGCAAAGAAAAGTCAAGGCACCACTGGATCTGCAGCCCGGACTATTGTAACCAAGGAACCTGAGGACTCGAGAAGTAGTGAAGAGAATAACAGCAGCAGTTCAGATGATGAAAACCATAAAGGTGATGGAGTTGCTAGTTCCGAACACGGAACGTCAGACAAAGGAAAGAAGCTAAATGGGGAAGAATCCCTGGTAGTAGCTCCAAAATCATCACCTGAAATGGCTGTAAATGGATCCTGA
- the LOC106327646 gene encoding serine/threonine-protein phosphatase 4 regulatory subunit 3-like isoform X3: MGAPDKPQSNSNSMQRVKVYHLNEDGKWDDRGTGHVSIDYVERSEELSLCVIDEEDNETLLVHPINTEDIYRKQEDTIISWRDPERSTELALSFQETAGCSYVWDQICTMQRNLYVSSLNTGEPFPSLNSELRELPAVELTTLPLILKIVTESGMSDQMRLTELILKDHDFFRNLMDVFKICEDLENVDGLHMIFNIVKGIILLNSSQILEKIFGDEMIMEIIGCLEYDPGVPHSQHHRNFLKEHVVFKEAIPIKDPLVLSKIHQTYRIGYLKDVVLARVLDDAIVANLNSVIHANNAIVVSLLKDDSTFIQELFARLRSPSTSMESKKNLVYFLHEFCSLSKSLQVVQQLRLFRDLMNEGIFHVIEEILQIPDKKLVLIGADILVLFLTQDPNLLRSYVVRTEGTPLLGLLVKGMMEDFGDKMHCQFLEIIRTLLDANALSGGAQRANIMDIFLEKHIPELVDVITASCSEKSSGISEGGAIRVRTKPEVLLSICELLCFCIMQDSSRTKCSFLQNNVAEKVLQLTRRKEKYLVVAAVRFVRTLLSVHDDHVQNYVVKNNVLKPIIDVFIANGNRYNLLNSAILDLLEHIRKGNATILLKYIVDTFWDQLAQFQCLASIQAFKIKYEQCLESAVPQNTADAVDLRIRVDERALDKEEEDYFNEDSDEEDSASASNTKKEEPKPHISNGVAASPASSSPRSGGLVDYEDDEDDEDYKPPPKKQPEVSEEEEGELLGLKRKSPFVEREQEPSKKPRLGKNPKRENVFAVLCSTLSQAVLAKKSQGTTGSAARTIVTKEPEDSRSSEENNSSSSDDENHKGDGVASSEHGTSDKGKKLNGEESLVVAPKSSPEMAVNGS, from the exons ATGGGCGCCCCGGATAAGCCGCAATCTAATTCCAATTCGATGCAG AGAGTGAAGGTGTATCATTTGAATGAAGATGGTAAATGGGATGATCGAGGAACTGGGCATGTGAGCATCGATTACGTCGAG CGTTCTGAAGAACTCAGTCTATGTGTAATCGATGAAGAAGATAACGAGACGTTGCTTGTGCATCCCATCAACACTGAGGATATTTACAGGAAGCAAGAAG ACACGATAATCTCATGGAGAGATCCAGAGCGCTCAACAGAATTGGCTTTGAGCTTTCAAGAGACTGCGGGTTGCTCTTATGTATG GGATCAGATCTGCACTATGCAACGAAACTTGTATGTCAGCTCTCTGAACA CAGGTGAACCATTCCCTAGCCTGAATAGTGAGTTGAGGGAGCTTCCTGCTGTAGAGCTTACTACCCTTCCCCTAATACTGAAG ATTGTTACAGAGAGCGGCATGTCAGATCAGATGCGTCTAACTGAACTTATATTGAAGGAT CATGATTTCTTCCGGAATCTGATGGATGTGTTTAAAATATGCGAGGACTTGGAAAATGTTGATGGCCTGCACATGATATTCAATATTGTCAAGGGAATCA TTTTGCTCAACAGTTCTCAGATCCTGGAGAAAATATTTGGAGATGAAATGATCATGGAAATTATCGGATGCCTCGAGT ATGACCCTGGTGTTCCTCACTCTCAGCATCACCGGAACTTTCTGAAGGAGCATGTTGTTTTTAAGGAG GCTATACCAATTAAAGATCCCTTAGTCCTGTCAAAGATACACCAAACGTACAGAATCGGCTACTTAAAG GATGTTGTTTTGGCTCGAGTGCTAGATGATGCTATAGTTGCAAACTTGAATTCAGTAATCCATGCAAACAATGCCATT GTTGTTTCATTGCTAAAGGACGATAGCACTTTTATTCAAGAATTATTTGCAAGGTTGAGGTCACCTTCTACATCTATGGAATCCAAGAAAAATTTG GTATATTTCTTGCACGAGTTTTGTAGTTTAAGCAAGAGCCTCCAAGTGGTGCAGCAGCTGCGGCTTTTTAG GGACCTTATGAATGAAGGAATTTTTCATGTCATAGAGGAAATCTTGCAGATTCCAGACAAAAAGCTCGTATTAATTGG AGCAGATATCCTCGTTCTTTTCTTGACTCAAGACCCTAACCTGTTGCGTTCTTATGTTGTTCGGACAGAAGGAACCCCCCTCCTCGGTCTTCTG GTCAAGGGAATGATGGAAGACTTTGGTGATAAGATGCATTGTCAATTTTTAGAAATTATTCGAACCTTACTGGATGCAAATGCATTGTCTGGTGGAGCTCAG AGAGCAAATATCATGGATATTTTCTTAGAGAAGCATATACCTGAGCTAGTGGATGTTATTACTGCCTCATGTTCTGAGAAGTCAAGCGGCATATCTGAAGGTGGAGCGATAAGGGTTCGCACAAAGCCTGAAGTCCTACTGAGTATATGTGAACTGCTGTGCTTTTGCATCATGCAAGATTCATCCAGAACAAA ATGCAGTTTTCTCCAAAACAATGTGGCTGAAAAAGTTCTGCAACTCACACGGAGAAAGGAAAAATACCTAGTGGTTGCTGCTGTGCGATTTGTCCGTACCCTCCTATCTGTGCAT GATGATCATGTCCAGAATTACGTTGTTAAGAACAACGTACTGAAACCGATAATAGATGTCTTTATCGCCAATGGAAACCGGTACAATCTGCTGAACTCTGCAATCTTAGATCTGCTTGAGCACATACGCAAG GGAAATGCAACTATTTTGCTCAAATACATAGTTGATACGTTCTGGGACCAGTTGGCCCAGTTTCAATGCTTAGCCTCCATCCAGGCTTTTAAGATTAAATATGAACAG TGCTTAGAAAGCGCCGTACCACAAAACACTGCTGATGCGGTTGATCTGAGAATAAGAGTTGACGAGCGTGCATTGGATAAGGAAGAGGAAGATTATTTCAATGAAGACAG CGATGAAGAAGATTCTGCATCTGCTTCTAATACAAAGAAAGAAGAACCGAAGCCTCACATATCAAATGGAGTTGCTGCAAGCCCTGCTTCTTCGAG CCCGAGGTCTGGAGGCTTGGTTGACTATGAGGACGATGAAGATGATGAAGACTATAAACCTCCTCCAAAGAAACAGCCCGAAGTCTCTGAGGAGGAGGAAGGCGAGCTCCTTGGGCTGAAACGCAAATCCCCTTTCGTAGAAAGAGAACAAGAGCCTTCCAAGAAACCTCGACTGGGTAAAAACCCGAAAAGAGAAAACGTATTTGCTGTCCTTTGTTCGACGCTGAGCCAAGCAGTGCTTGCAAAGAAAAGTCAAGGCACCACTGGATCTGCAGCCCGGACTATTGTAACCAAGGAACCTGAGGACTCGAGAAGTAGTGAAGAGAATAACAGCAGCAGTTCAGATGATGAAAACCATAAAGGTGATGGAGTTGCTAGTTCCGAACACGGAACGTCAGACAAAGGAAAGAAGCTAAATGGGGAAGAATCCCTGGTAGTAGCTCCAAAATCATCACCTGAAATGGCTGTAAATGGATCCTGA
- the LOC106327646 gene encoding serine/threonine-protein phosphatase 4 regulatory subunit 3-like isoform X2, which yields MGAPDKPQSNSNSMQRVKVYHLNEDGKWDDRGTGHVSIDYVERSEELSLCVIDEEDNETLLVHPINTEDIYRKQEDTIISWRDPERSTELALSFQETAGCSYVWDQICTMQRNLYVSSLNSEPFPSLNSELRELPAVELTTLPLILKIVTESGMSDQMRLTELILKDHDFFRNLMDVFKICEDLENVDGLHMIFNIVKGIILLNSSQILEKIFGDEMIMEIIGCLEYDPGVPHSQHHRNFLKEHVVFKEAIPIKDPLVLSKIHQTYRIGYLKDVVLARVLDDAIVANLNSVIHANNAIVVSLLKDDSTFIQELFARLRSPSTSMESKKNLVYFLHEFCSLSKSLQVVQQLRLFRDLMNEGIFHVIEEILQIPDKKLVLIGADILVLFLTQDPNLLRSYVVRTEGTPLLGLLVKGMMEDFGDKMHCQFLEIIRTLLDANALSGGAQQRANIMDIFLEKHIPELVDVITASCSEKSSGISEGGAIRVRTKPEVLLSICELLCFCIMQDSSRTKCSFLQNNVAEKVLQLTRRKEKYLVVAAVRFVRTLLSVHDDHVQNYVVKNNVLKPIIDVFIANGNRYNLLNSAILDLLEHIRKGNATILLKYIVDTFWDQLAQFQCLASIQAFKIKYEQCLESAVPQNTADAVDLRIRVDERALDKEEEDYFNEDSDEEDSASASNTKKEEPKPHISNGVAASPASSSPRSGGLVDYEDDEDDEDYKPPPKKQPEVSEEEEGELLGLKRKSPFVEREQEPSKKPRLGKNPKRENVFAVLCSTLSQAVLAKKSQGTTGSAARTIVTKEPEDSRSSEENNSSSSDDENHKGDGVASSEHGTSDKGKKLNGEESLVVAPKSSPEMAVNGS from the exons ATGGGCGCCCCGGATAAGCCGCAATCTAATTCCAATTCGATGCAG AGAGTGAAGGTGTATCATTTGAATGAAGATGGTAAATGGGATGATCGAGGAACTGGGCATGTGAGCATCGATTACGTCGAG CGTTCTGAAGAACTCAGTCTATGTGTAATCGATGAAGAAGATAACGAGACGTTGCTTGTGCATCCCATCAACACTGAGGATATTTACAGGAAGCAAGAAG ACACGATAATCTCATGGAGAGATCCAGAGCGCTCAACAGAATTGGCTTTGAGCTTTCAAGAGACTGCGGGTTGCTCTTATGTATG GGATCAGATCTGCACTATGCAACGAAACTTGTATGTCAGCTCTCTGAACA GTGAACCATTCCCTAGCCTGAATAGTGAGTTGAGGGAGCTTCCTGCTGTAGAGCTTACTACCCTTCCCCTAATACTGAAG ATTGTTACAGAGAGCGGCATGTCAGATCAGATGCGTCTAACTGAACTTATATTGAAGGAT CATGATTTCTTCCGGAATCTGATGGATGTGTTTAAAATATGCGAGGACTTGGAAAATGTTGATGGCCTGCACATGATATTCAATATTGTCAAGGGAATCA TTTTGCTCAACAGTTCTCAGATCCTGGAGAAAATATTTGGAGATGAAATGATCATGGAAATTATCGGATGCCTCGAGT ATGACCCTGGTGTTCCTCACTCTCAGCATCACCGGAACTTTCTGAAGGAGCATGTTGTTTTTAAGGAG GCTATACCAATTAAAGATCCCTTAGTCCTGTCAAAGATACACCAAACGTACAGAATCGGCTACTTAAAG GATGTTGTTTTGGCTCGAGTGCTAGATGATGCTATAGTTGCAAACTTGAATTCAGTAATCCATGCAAACAATGCCATT GTTGTTTCATTGCTAAAGGACGATAGCACTTTTATTCAAGAATTATTTGCAAGGTTGAGGTCACCTTCTACATCTATGGAATCCAAGAAAAATTTG GTATATTTCTTGCACGAGTTTTGTAGTTTAAGCAAGAGCCTCCAAGTGGTGCAGCAGCTGCGGCTTTTTAG GGACCTTATGAATGAAGGAATTTTTCATGTCATAGAGGAAATCTTGCAGATTCCAGACAAAAAGCTCGTATTAATTGG AGCAGATATCCTCGTTCTTTTCTTGACTCAAGACCCTAACCTGTTGCGTTCTTATGTTGTTCGGACAGAAGGAACCCCCCTCCTCGGTCTTCTG GTCAAGGGAATGATGGAAGACTTTGGTGATAAGATGCATTGTCAATTTTTAGAAATTATTCGAACCTTACTGGATGCAAATGCATTGTCTGGTGGAGCTCAG CAGAGAGCAAATATCATGGATATTTTCTTAGAGAAGCATATACCTGAGCTAGTGGATGTTATTACTGCCTCATGTTCTGAGAAGTCAAGCGGCATATCTGAAGGTGGAGCGATAAGGGTTCGCACAAAGCCTGAAGTCCTACTGAGTATATGTGAACTGCTGTGCTTTTGCATCATGCAAGATTCATCCAGAACAAA ATGCAGTTTTCTCCAAAACAATGTGGCTGAAAAAGTTCTGCAACTCACACGGAGAAAGGAAAAATACCTAGTGGTTGCTGCTGTGCGATTTGTCCGTACCCTCCTATCTGTGCAT GATGATCATGTCCAGAATTACGTTGTTAAGAACAACGTACTGAAACCGATAATAGATGTCTTTATCGCCAATGGAAACCGGTACAATCTGCTGAACTCTGCAATCTTAGATCTGCTTGAGCACATACGCAAG GGAAATGCAACTATTTTGCTCAAATACATAGTTGATACGTTCTGGGACCAGTTGGCCCAGTTTCAATGCTTAGCCTCCATCCAGGCTTTTAAGATTAAATATGAACAG TGCTTAGAAAGCGCCGTACCACAAAACACTGCTGATGCGGTTGATCTGAGAATAAGAGTTGACGAGCGTGCATTGGATAAGGAAGAGGAAGATTATTTCAATGAAGACAG CGATGAAGAAGATTCTGCATCTGCTTCTAATACAAAGAAAGAAGAACCGAAGCCTCACATATCAAATGGAGTTGCTGCAAGCCCTGCTTCTTCGAG CCCGAGGTCTGGAGGCTTGGTTGACTATGAGGACGATGAAGATGATGAAGACTATAAACCTCCTCCAAAGAAACAGCCCGAAGTCTCTGAGGAGGAGGAAGGCGAGCTCCTTGGGCTGAAACGCAAATCCCCTTTCGTAGAAAGAGAACAAGAGCCTTCCAAGAAACCTCGACTGGGTAAAAACCCGAAAAGAGAAAACGTATTTGCTGTCCTTTGTTCGACGCTGAGCCAAGCAGTGCTTGCAAAGAAAAGTCAAGGCACCACTGGATCTGCAGCCCGGACTATTGTAACCAAGGAACCTGAGGACTCGAGAAGTAGTGAAGAGAATAACAGCAGCAGTTCAGATGATGAAAACCATAAAGGTGATGGAGTTGCTAGTTCCGAACACGGAACGTCAGACAAAGGAAAGAAGCTAAATGGGGAAGAATCCCTGGTAGTAGCTCCAAAATCATCACCTGAAATGGCTGTAAATGGATCCTGA
- the LOC106327646 gene encoding serine/threonine-protein phosphatase 4 regulatory subunit 3-like isoform X4: MGAPDKPQSNSNSMQRVKVYHLNEDGKWDDRGTGHVSIDYVERSEELSLCVIDEEDNETLLVHPINTEDIYRKQEDTIISWRDPERSTELALSFQETAGCSYVWDQICTMQRNLYVSSLNSEPFPSLNSELRELPAVELTTLPLILKIVTESGMSDQMRLTELILKDHDFFRNLMDVFKICEDLENVDGLHMIFNIVKGIILLNSSQILEKIFGDEMIMEIIGCLEYDPGVPHSQHHRNFLKEHVVFKEAIPIKDPLVLSKIHQTYRIGYLKDVVLARVLDDAIVANLNSVIHANNAIVVSLLKDDSTFIQELFARLRSPSTSMESKKNLVYFLHEFCSLSKSLQVVQQLRLFRDLMNEGIFHVIEEILQIPDKKLVLIGADILVLFLTQDPNLLRSYVVRTEGTPLLGLLVKGMMEDFGDKMHCQFLEIIRTLLDANALSGGAQRANIMDIFLEKHIPELVDVITASCSEKSSGISEGGAIRVRTKPEVLLSICELLCFCIMQDSSRTKCSFLQNNVAEKVLQLTRRKEKYLVVAAVRFVRTLLSVHDDHVQNYVVKNNVLKPIIDVFIANGNRYNLLNSAILDLLEHIRKGNATILLKYIVDTFWDQLAQFQCLASIQAFKIKYEQCLESAVPQNTADAVDLRIRVDERALDKEEEDYFNEDSDEEDSASASNTKKEEPKPHISNGVAASPASSSPRSGGLVDYEDDEDDEDYKPPPKKQPEVSEEEEGELLGLKRKSPFVEREQEPSKKPRLGKNPKRENVFAVLCSTLSQAVLAKKSQGTTGSAARTIVTKEPEDSRSSEENNSSSSDDENHKGDGVASSEHGTSDKGKKLNGEESLVVAPKSSPEMAVNGS; the protein is encoded by the exons ATGGGCGCCCCGGATAAGCCGCAATCTAATTCCAATTCGATGCAG AGAGTGAAGGTGTATCATTTGAATGAAGATGGTAAATGGGATGATCGAGGAACTGGGCATGTGAGCATCGATTACGTCGAG CGTTCTGAAGAACTCAGTCTATGTGTAATCGATGAAGAAGATAACGAGACGTTGCTTGTGCATCCCATCAACACTGAGGATATTTACAGGAAGCAAGAAG ACACGATAATCTCATGGAGAGATCCAGAGCGCTCAACAGAATTGGCTTTGAGCTTTCAAGAGACTGCGGGTTGCTCTTATGTATG GGATCAGATCTGCACTATGCAACGAAACTTGTATGTCAGCTCTCTGAACA GTGAACCATTCCCTAGCCTGAATAGTGAGTTGAGGGAGCTTCCTGCTGTAGAGCTTACTACCCTTCCCCTAATACTGAAG ATTGTTACAGAGAGCGGCATGTCAGATCAGATGCGTCTAACTGAACTTATATTGAAGGAT CATGATTTCTTCCGGAATCTGATGGATGTGTTTAAAATATGCGAGGACTTGGAAAATGTTGATGGCCTGCACATGATATTCAATATTGTCAAGGGAATCA TTTTGCTCAACAGTTCTCAGATCCTGGAGAAAATATTTGGAGATGAAATGATCATGGAAATTATCGGATGCCTCGAGT ATGACCCTGGTGTTCCTCACTCTCAGCATCACCGGAACTTTCTGAAGGAGCATGTTGTTTTTAAGGAG GCTATACCAATTAAAGATCCCTTAGTCCTGTCAAAGATACACCAAACGTACAGAATCGGCTACTTAAAG GATGTTGTTTTGGCTCGAGTGCTAGATGATGCTATAGTTGCAAACTTGAATTCAGTAATCCATGCAAACAATGCCATT GTTGTTTCATTGCTAAAGGACGATAGCACTTTTATTCAAGAATTATTTGCAAGGTTGAGGTCACCTTCTACATCTATGGAATCCAAGAAAAATTTG GTATATTTCTTGCACGAGTTTTGTAGTTTAAGCAAGAGCCTCCAAGTGGTGCAGCAGCTGCGGCTTTTTAG GGACCTTATGAATGAAGGAATTTTTCATGTCATAGAGGAAATCTTGCAGATTCCAGACAAAAAGCTCGTATTAATTGG AGCAGATATCCTCGTTCTTTTCTTGACTCAAGACCCTAACCTGTTGCGTTCTTATGTTGTTCGGACAGAAGGAACCCCCCTCCTCGGTCTTCTG GTCAAGGGAATGATGGAAGACTTTGGTGATAAGATGCATTGTCAATTTTTAGAAATTATTCGAACCTTACTGGATGCAAATGCATTGTCTGGTGGAGCTCAG AGAGCAAATATCATGGATATTTTCTTAGAGAAGCATATACCTGAGCTAGTGGATGTTATTACTGCCTCATGTTCTGAGAAGTCAAGCGGCATATCTGAAGGTGGAGCGATAAGGGTTCGCACAAAGCCTGAAGTCCTACTGAGTATATGTGAACTGCTGTGCTTTTGCATCATGCAAGATTCATCCAGAACAAA ATGCAGTTTTCTCCAAAACAATGTGGCTGAAAAAGTTCTGCAACTCACACGGAGAAAGGAAAAATACCTAGTGGTTGCTGCTGTGCGATTTGTCCGTACCCTCCTATCTGTGCAT GATGATCATGTCCAGAATTACGTTGTTAAGAACAACGTACTGAAACCGATAATAGATGTCTTTATCGCCAATGGAAACCGGTACAATCTGCTGAACTCTGCAATCTTAGATCTGCTTGAGCACATACGCAAG GGAAATGCAACTATTTTGCTCAAATACATAGTTGATACGTTCTGGGACCAGTTGGCCCAGTTTCAATGCTTAGCCTCCATCCAGGCTTTTAAGATTAAATATGAACAG TGCTTAGAAAGCGCCGTACCACAAAACACTGCTGATGCGGTTGATCTGAGAATAAGAGTTGACGAGCGTGCATTGGATAAGGAAGAGGAAGATTATTTCAATGAAGACAG CGATGAAGAAGATTCTGCATCTGCTTCTAATACAAAGAAAGAAGAACCGAAGCCTCACATATCAAATGGAGTTGCTGCAAGCCCTGCTTCTTCGAG CCCGAGGTCTGGAGGCTTGGTTGACTATGAGGACGATGAAGATGATGAAGACTATAAACCTCCTCCAAAGAAACAGCCCGAAGTCTCTGAGGAGGAGGAAGGCGAGCTCCTTGGGCTGAAACGCAAATCCCCTTTCGTAGAAAGAGAACAAGAGCCTTCCAAGAAACCTCGACTGGGTAAAAACCCGAAAAGAGAAAACGTATTTGCTGTCCTTTGTTCGACGCTGAGCCAAGCAGTGCTTGCAAAGAAAAGTCAAGGCACCACTGGATCTGCAGCCCGGACTATTGTAACCAAGGAACCTGAGGACTCGAGAAGTAGTGAAGAGAATAACAGCAGCAGTTCAGATGATGAAAACCATAAAGGTGATGGAGTTGCTAGTTCCGAACACGGAACGTCAGACAAAGGAAAGAAGCTAAATGGGGAAGAATCCCTGGTAGTAGCTCCAAAATCATCACCTGAAATGGCTGTAAATGGATCCTGA